Within Prochlorococcus marinus XMU1411, the genomic segment CAACAAATTATATGATGCCGGAAACGAACCTCTTCAAATAATTATCGGACTATTTAATATAACAAGAGATCTACTATTACACACTACAAATAATAAATATTCAGATCTTTACTATACATCTGATGAATTTCGAGATGAATTGAATAAACTCTCAAAAACAATAAATAAATCTACAATAATTAATTGGCATAATAATCTGAGAAATATTGAATATCAAATCAAAACAAGTGATAACCCAAGGCTTTGGTTTGAAATACATTTAACTGGCCTTCTAGGTAACCAAGAGATAAATAGTTTTGAAAATAAGCAAGAAAGTAAAAATAATATGCATGAGGTAAAGCATGAAAGTAGAAAAAACATTGCAAGTTTTAATAAAGAAAATATTTCTAATGCAATTCAAAAACCAAGTATCAAAAAAGAGATAACTCGAGAGGAATTGATCGAAAAAAAAGACGGAAAATTAGAAAAATTTGAAGTTCTTGAAAAAGAAAGTATTGAAGATATTTCTGAAAATAATCAAAATTATCCTGAATCAAATAATTTAAAAGATAAATGGGAATTAATTCTTTCTAAAGTAGAGTTACCATCAACCAGAATGTTACTTTCGCAACAAGCCGAACTTGAAAGTATTGATTCGGAAAAAATCACAATTGCATTATCTCCGAACTGGGAAAATATGATAAAAAGCAGAAAAGTGATAATTGAAAATACTGTAAAAAAGATATTTGGAAATGGAATAATACTTAATTTTTCAACCAAACAATTAAATAAAAGTAACCAAACAAAGACTCCAGAAATAATCAAAAATGAAGTAAAGAATTTGAAAACAAGAAACAAAATAGAAACAAAAACTAATTCTTCAACAAAAATATCTAACGAGGAAACTTATGATGATAGTTCAAAAAACTTAGCAAATTTCTTTAATGGAGAAATTATAGACCTTGATGAATAAATTAAACTCCAGTATGAAGAGTTTTTCTCCAGAGTATCTTTTTGGGAAAAATAGACATCTTTATTGTTACCCAAGGGATGACTAAAAACCAATGTGATAAATAAAAAACTGATACAAATACCATCAAAAAATTTCTTTTTTTCAATACAGGGACTTCGCTTTTACAAGAAGAACCGTACCAAAAAGCAATTCCAGATAACGTAAAAGCTGTTAATGAAATAGGCCAGTAAATTGGTGAATCTAATAAAGCAATACTGAAAACTAAATCAAAAATAGAAATGATTGGTAGTGCATATTGCAAGATAAAAAAGTAAGTTAAATCAAATTTCTGCAAATAATCAATTTTATTAGTGAATAATTGATCTCCATAATCAAAGAATCTTTGCAAACCCCCCTCTGCCCATCTTTGTCTTTGCGCTAATAAAGCATTTAAATTCTCAACTGCCTCCTCCATGACTGGAGGATCCCATAAGATTCCAATTCTAGATTTTGATAATAATAATCTTAAACTCAAATCAAGATCATCTGTAACTGTATCTTCATTAAAAGAACCACATGCCAATAATGTTTCTTTCTTAATTAATTGGCCATTTCCCCTTAATTCAGAAACTCCAGCAACTGATAATCTTCCATATTGAAAGATTGCATCCATAGCCATCTCCATTGACTGACAAGAAGTTAAAAAATTCTTACTTTCATTAGTTACTGATTTTCTTAGTTGAACTGCAGACCAATCACCCTCTTTTACAAAACTAAATAACCTTATCAAAGAATCTTGTTTTAATTCAGCATCAGCATCCAAAACTAATAACCATTCCCCATAAGTAAATTTCAAGGCATAATTCAAAGCTCCTGACTTTCCTCCTCCTGCATTTGGAGAACGAGTTACGACTTTTAACTGGTCATATTGTCTAGATAATCGATCTAAAATTAAAGGCGTCTTATCAGAACTGCCATCATCGATTATGTAAATATTTAATTTATTTGTTGGATAATCTAAACTAAATAATCTTTCAACTAGTCTTGCTATAACATTCTCCTCATCTCTTGCTGCGACTAAAATATCAAGCACAGGTAACTCTTTATTGCTAAGTCTTCTGCTTACAGTATTTAAAAGGTAGTTCCTTTTAAAATTTCTAGAAATAACTATTAATCCATAGAGAACAATCACAAAGGAAAGCGTCAATATAAGGTAAAAGAAACTTGCGATATTGTAAGCATGAGGAATAAAAGCTACTAAAAAACAAGCACCAAGAAATATAAACGACTTTAATCTTCGATTTTTATAAAAACCCTTACTCATAAAAGTAAATTTTTAATTACTTAACTTTCATTGAGACAATATCTCAATTTTTTTTAGTTTTGCATCTCGATAGTAATGATTCAATATTTGTTCATAAGAGAAACCTAATTTAGCCATTTCAATTGCTCCTGACTGAGATAAACCTACACCATGACCGAAGCCTCCTCCTCTCAAAAGCCATAAATCATCATTTAATTTATTAATAGTAAACAAATTACTAGGTATAAAATTTAATACCCGTCGAATATCATCTTTAACAAGAACAATAGATTTATTACTTTTGTCCGTTTGTATTTCTAATTTTGTCACTCTGCCACTAGACCCACGTTCAATAGAATTTAAATTCAAAACATCTTCATTAATATTTATAAGTTTGTTTTTAATTAACTTTTCTTTAATTTCAAGACTAGAAATTTTCTTATTCCATCGAAACAGAGAATGATTACTCCCATAAAACTGTTCTTTATCAAAATCTAAAAAATTATTTAAAT encodes:
- a CDS encoding glycosyltransferase family 2 protein; translated protein: MSKGFYKNRRLKSFIFLGACFLVAFIPHAYNIASFFYLILTLSFVIVLYGLIVISRNFKRNYLLNTVSRRLSNKELPVLDILVAARDEENVIARLVERLFSLDYPTNKLNIYIIDDGSSDKTPLILDRLSRQYDQLKVVTRSPNAGGGKSGALNYALKFTYGEWLLVLDADAELKQDSLIRLFSFVKEGDWSAVQLRKSVTNESKNFLTSCQSMEMAMDAIFQYGRLSVAGVSELRGNGQLIKKETLLACGSFNEDTVTDDLDLSLRLLLSKSRIGILWDPPVMEEAVENLNALLAQRQRWAEGGLQRFFDYGDQLFTNKIDYLQKFDLTYFFILQYALPIISIFDLVFSIALLDSPIYWPISLTAFTLSGIAFWYGSSCKSEVPVLKKRNFLMVFVSVFYLSHWFLVIPWVTIKMSIFPKKILWRKTLHTGV
- a CDS encoding DNA polymerase III subunit gamma/tau gives rise to the protein MPNIHKPFHQKYRPNNLDELVGQKFISITLKQALLTKKIAPAYLFNGPRGTGKTSSARIFAKSLNCQSFEQPTTTPCCKCDLCRQITDGAALDIIEIDAASNTGVENIREIIERARFAPTQARWKVYVIDECHMLSTAASNALLKTIEEPPSRVVFILATTNPERVLNTIKSRCQKFDFRRISPSDIFQHLSEIAEKESIEYEVQALKMIAKRSNGGMRDAQSLLEQLNLLPEGITINNIQNLLGEVSESELTNLIKSLAENNPESLIITCNKLYDAGNEPLQIIIGLFNITRDLLLHTTNNKYSDLYYTSDEFRDELNKLSKTINKSTIINWHNNLRNIEYQIKTSDNPRLWFEIHLTGLLGNQEINSFENKQESKNNMHEVKHESRKNIASFNKENISNAIQKPSIKKEITREELIEKKDGKLEKFEVLEKESIEDISENNQNYPESNNLKDKWELILSKVELPSTRMLLSQQAELESIDSEKITIALSPNWENMIKSRKVIIENTVKKIFGNGIILNFSTKQLNKSNQTKTPEIIKNEVKNLKTRNKIETKTNSSTKISNEETYDDSSKNLANFFNGEIIDLDE